From the genome of Cellvibrio japonicus Ueda107, one region includes:
- the greB gene encoding transcription elongation factor GreB, with protein MRTPLITRQGFDDLQKELDELWRVERPDVTKKVSWAASLGDRSENADYQYNKKRLREIDRRVRYLRKCLENLKVVEYRPEQEGKVFFGAWVEVENDEGKTLTFRVVGYDEIFNRKDYISIDSPMARALLKKAVDDEAIVATEAGTVTWYINSIWYEK; from the coding sequence GTGCGCACACCACTAATTACCCGGCAGGGTTTTGACGATTTACAAAAAGAACTGGATGAACTCTGGCGGGTAGAGCGCCCCGATGTCACCAAAAAAGTGTCCTGGGCTGCCAGCCTGGGAGATCGCAGTGAAAATGCGGACTACCAGTACAACAAAAAACGCCTGCGCGAAATCGATCGCCGCGTGCGCTACTTGCGCAAATGCCTGGAAAACCTGAAAGTCGTGGAATACCGCCCTGAACAGGAAGGCAAAGTATTTTTTGGTGCCTGGGTGGAAGTGGAAAACGACGAAGGCAAAACCCTCACATTTCGCGTTGTCGGCTACGACGAAATTTTTAATCGCAAAGACTACATTTCCATCGACTCACCCATGGCACGCGCGCTACTTAAAAAAGCCGTGGATGATGAGGCCATCGTCGCCACCGAGGCGGGTACAGTGACCTGGTATATCAATTCGATTTGGTATGAAAAATAA
- the rsxC gene encoding electron transport complex subunit RsxC, giving the protein MTSLIKLWELPGGIHPPQNKAQSLALPLGQIPLPTQLILPLNQHIGAPAKPVVQVGDQVLTGQLIAAADGTFSANVHASSSGRIVTIAPHAIPHASGMASECIVIETDGRDEWIERQECSDYLVLDRLELLAKIRAAGVAGLGGAGFPTDIKLAPKSTQVIDTLIINGAECEPYITADDILMQVNARELLEGTLLISHILHHPRQLLVGVEDNKPKAIAALKEALLELRLNRAEAANIQVVAIPTKYPSGGAKQLTQILTGREIPSGHHSADVGVICVNVGTAVAAWRAVRYGEPLISRITTLVGEALDTQRNIEVRLGTPIDYVLQVHGFDARKGSRVIMGGPMMGFTLPDLRAPIIKTTNCLLAPSDTEMPLPPPAQACIRCGLCAEACPVDLLPQQLFWYAQAEDFERLESHNLFDCIECGACAYVCPSSIPLVQYYRAAKGSIHLQELEKEKSDRSRQRFEFRKARIAKEEAEKEAKRLARQKAAEEAKKKLAEKASSEPATAAPATDVVSAAVAKASAAQPSPEEQKAKFERLLAAAKNGLEFAQKPLVVNEAGAEISEEQLEKQKARIKQAELKVAEAEKKLAEFIANQASAPAPVPNTAAADPNDPVAAAIARAQAKLAMPPGEKAKANLESLRARLAKAQEKADAAKAEGSATADALQQGVEKLQQKVAEAEAELKALGLETAPAATPASVTPEAPANAEQNAAQAAIEKAKAKAAALANMSEAEKRIEQVQSLKTRLEKARERLAKAEAEGDANIEAFRTGVSKLEEKLKEVEDTTA; this is encoded by the coding sequence ATGACTAGCCTGATCAAGCTCTGGGAGTTGCCCGGAGGCATACACCCGCCACAAAACAAAGCCCAATCCCTGGCGTTGCCGCTGGGGCAGATCCCGCTGCCAACACAATTGATACTGCCCCTGAACCAACACATAGGCGCTCCCGCCAAACCTGTTGTGCAGGTGGGCGACCAGGTGTTGACCGGCCAGCTAATCGCCGCCGCCGACGGCACCTTCAGCGCCAATGTGCACGCCTCCAGTTCCGGCCGGATTGTTACCATAGCGCCTCATGCCATACCGCACGCCTCGGGGATGGCCAGCGAGTGCATCGTCATTGAAACCGATGGCCGGGACGAATGGATAGAGCGCCAGGAATGCAGTGATTACCTGGTTCTGGACCGCCTGGAGCTGCTCGCCAAAATCCGTGCCGCCGGTGTGGCAGGACTGGGCGGTGCCGGTTTCCCCACAGATATCAAACTCGCCCCCAAATCCACCCAGGTCATTGATACCCTGATTATCAACGGCGCCGAGTGCGAACCTTACATTACCGCCGACGACATACTCATGCAGGTCAACGCGCGTGAATTGCTTGAAGGTACCCTGCTCATTAGTCACATCCTGCACCACCCCAGGCAATTGCTGGTCGGCGTGGAAGACAACAAGCCCAAGGCGATCGCCGCGCTCAAGGAGGCCCTGCTGGAGCTGCGCCTCAACCGCGCGGAGGCTGCCAATATCCAGGTAGTGGCCATTCCCACCAAATATCCTTCGGGCGGTGCCAAGCAACTCACCCAAATCCTCACCGGGCGTGAAATCCCCAGCGGCCATCACTCTGCTGATGTAGGGGTGATTTGCGTTAACGTGGGCACTGCTGTCGCTGCCTGGCGTGCAGTACGCTATGGCGAACCATTGATTTCACGCATCACCACCCTTGTCGGTGAAGCACTGGATACCCAACGCAATATCGAGGTGCGCCTGGGCACCCCTATTGATTATGTGTTGCAAGTACACGGTTTTGATGCCCGCAAGGGCTCGCGCGTCATTATGGGCGGCCCGATGATGGGCTTTACCCTGCCCGACCTGCGGGCTCCCATCATCAAAACGACCAACTGCCTGTTAGCGCCAAGTGACACGGAAATGCCGCTGCCGCCGCCCGCACAGGCTTGCATTCGCTGTGGCCTCTGCGCCGAAGCCTGCCCGGTGGACCTGCTGCCACAACAGTTGTTCTGGTATGCCCAGGCTGAAGATTTCGAACGGCTTGAATCCCATAACCTGTTCGATTGTATCGAGTGCGGTGCCTGTGCCTACGTGTGCCCCAGCAGTATCCCGCTAGTACAGTATTACCGCGCTGCCAAAGGCAGCATTCATTTGCAAGAACTGGAAAAGGAAAAGTCGGATCGCTCGCGCCAGCGCTTTGAATTTCGCAAGGCGCGCATCGCCAAGGAAGAAGCCGAGAAAGAGGCCAAGCGCCTTGCACGGCAAAAAGCGGCCGAAGAGGCCAAAAAGAAACTGGCCGAGAAAGCCAGCAGCGAACCCGCAACTGCAGCACCAGCCACCGATGTGGTCAGTGCCGCTGTCGCCAAAGCCAGCGCAGCCCAACCGTCTCCGGAAGAGCAAAAAGCCAAGTTTGAGCGCTTATTAGCGGCGGCGAAAAACGGACTGGAATTCGCACAAAAACCCCTGGTAGTTAACGAGGCGGGAGCAGAAATCAGCGAAGAGCAACTGGAAAAACAAAAAGCGCGCATCAAGCAAGCTGAGTTAAAAGTTGCCGAGGCGGAGAAAAAACTCGCTGAATTTATCGCCAATCAGGCCAGTGCCCCGGCACCGGTACCCAACACTGCGGCAGCTGATCCTAACGACCCGGTCGCTGCCGCCATTGCCCGGGCCCAGGCTAAATTGGCCATGCCCCCCGGGGAAAAGGCCAAAGCCAACCTCGAATCCCTGCGCGCGCGCCTGGCCAAAGCCCAGGAGAAAGCCGATGCAGCCAAAGCCGAGGGCAGCGCTACCGCCGATGCCTTACAGCAAGGCGTTGAGAAGCTCCAACAAAAAGTGGCAGAAGCAGAAGCTGAGCTCAAGGCACTTGGCCTGGAAACAGCCCCGGCAGCAACACCAGCATCAGTGACGCCGGAAGCACCGGCCAACGCCGAGCAAAACGCCGCCCAAGCCGCCATTGAAAAAGCCAAGGCCAAGGCAGCCGCACTTGCCAACATGAGCGAAGCAGAAAAACGCATTGAGCAAGTGCAATCCCTTAAAACGCGTTTGGAAAAAGCCCGCGAGCGCCTGGCAAAAGCCGAAGCAGAAGGCGATGCCAATATCGAAGCCTTCCGCACCGGAGTCAGCAAGCTGGAAGAAAAATTGAAAGAAGTTGAGGACACCACTGCATAA
- a CDS encoding Txe/YoeB family addiction module toxin — MRSLVFEGNTWATYEELREKDKVLHKALCKLLKEMLRSDPATGLGKPEQLRHNLTGLWSKRISQKDRLIYKFDEKYIYIFAIGGHYDQH, encoded by the coding sequence ATGAGATCACTCGTATTTGAGGGTAATACATGGGCTACATATGAAGAACTGCGTGAAAAGGATAAGGTTCTTCATAAAGCACTATGTAAATTACTTAAAGAAATGCTTCGTAGCGACCCTGCCACAGGATTGGGAAAACCAGAGCAGCTCCGACACAACTTAACAGGTTTATGGTCAAAACGTATTTCACAGAAAGACCGCTTAATTTATAAATTTGATGAAAAATATATTTACATTTTTGCTATCGGTGGGCACTACGATCAGCACTGA
- the rsxA gene encoding electron transport complex subunit RsxA translates to MSFSEVAVILLSTVLVNNFVLAQFLGLCPFMGVSNKLESAIGMAGATTFVMTLASICTYLVSSWVLAPLGLDYLRTIAFILVIAAVVQFVKMFMEKTSPLLYRVLGVFLPLITVNCAVLGVALLNVQKTHNFIESTLYGFGGALGFAMVLILFSAMRERLAVADVPTPFRGASIGMITAGIMALAFMGFSGLVSLQ, encoded by the coding sequence ATGAGTTTTAGCGAAGTCGCCGTTATTTTGCTCAGTACTGTACTGGTCAATAATTTTGTGCTGGCCCAGTTTTTGGGGCTCTGCCCTTTTATGGGCGTATCCAACAAACTGGAAAGCGCCATAGGTATGGCGGGTGCCACGACCTTTGTGATGACACTGGCATCTATCTGTACCTATCTGGTCAGCAGTTGGGTACTGGCTCCCCTTGGCCTGGATTATTTGCGCACCATCGCGTTCATCCTGGTCATTGCTGCCGTGGTGCAATTCGTCAAAATGTTTATGGAAAAAACCAGCCCGCTGCTATACCGGGTTTTAGGCGTCTTCCTGCCCCTGATTACAGTGAATTGCGCGGTGTTGGGTGTGGCCCTGCTGAACGTGCAGAAAACCCACAACTTTATAGAGTCCACCCTTTATGGTTTTGGCGGCGCCCTGGGCTTTGCCATGGTGTTGATACTTTTTTCTGCCATGCGCGAGCGCCTGGCCGTTGCCGATGTGCCAACCCCGTTTCGCGGTGCGTCTATCGGCATGATTACCGCCGGTATTATGGCCCTGGCGTTTATGGGCTTTAGCGGCCTGGTCAGCCTCCAATAA
- the tilS gene encoding tRNA lysidine(34) synthetase TilS, whose translation MTFTPEQLLTHLPQPDPMAPSRWWVGFSGGLDSAVLLHALVQLQLPVQICALHVNHQISPHADDWQAHCEALAARLGVAFYAEKVWVINRGKGIEDAARQARYHIFEQYLAPHDCVLTAHHADDQAETLLLRLMRGTGPRGLAAMAGKRPLGQGWLVRPLLSFSRKLLEDYARIHRLVWVDDESNTDLHYDRNYLRQQLLPLLQTRWPGFQRKWQQTAELCAANEQLLEELAQEDLGCLDERAERLGRSISLDKWLAMSEARRRNLLRYWLRIQHFAVPEQLHWQQLQQQLTLAREDAQVHITWDQVSLRVYRQRLYVMPKHAKPGLLQWCTANQGAGRLRADLPTLDIRLRQGGERCRPAGRSHSQTLKKLLQEAGIEPWLREQLPLVYSGEELVAVGDCWICDGFEAEEGQPGYRLQWVMPSASRQ comes from the coding sequence ATGACTTTCACACCCGAACAATTACTGACCCATCTACCCCAGCCAGACCCTATGGCACCATCGCGCTGGTGGGTGGGATTTAGTGGCGGCCTGGATTCTGCGGTATTGCTGCATGCGCTGGTGCAACTGCAATTGCCGGTGCAAATCTGCGCCTTGCATGTCAATCACCAAATCTCTCCGCATGCGGATGATTGGCAAGCCCATTGTGAAGCTCTCGCGGCGCGCCTGGGAGTCGCGTTTTATGCAGAAAAGGTTTGGGTGATTAACCGGGGTAAGGGTATCGAAGATGCCGCACGCCAGGCACGCTATCACATCTTTGAGCAATATCTGGCACCCCATGATTGCGTGTTGACGGCACACCATGCCGATGACCAGGCTGAAACCCTGCTCTTGCGCCTGATGCGCGGTACTGGCCCGCGCGGCTTGGCGGCAATGGCTGGCAAACGGCCCCTTGGGCAGGGGTGGTTAGTTCGTCCGCTGTTGTCCTTCAGCCGCAAACTGCTGGAGGATTATGCCCGCATCCACCGACTGGTGTGGGTGGATGATGAGAGCAACACGGATCTGCACTATGACCGCAATTACCTGCGCCAGCAGTTACTACCTTTACTGCAAACACGCTGGCCGGGTTTCCAGCGCAAATGGCAACAAACTGCGGAACTCTGTGCAGCCAATGAACAGTTGCTGGAAGAGCTGGCGCAGGAAGACCTGGGGTGCCTGGATGAGCGCGCCGAGCGCTTGGGGCGCAGTATTTCCCTGGATAAGTGGCTGGCCATGAGTGAAGCGCGTCGCCGCAACCTGTTGCGCTATTGGTTGCGTATCCAGCATTTTGCTGTGCCCGAGCAACTCCACTGGCAGCAACTGCAACAACAACTCACCCTGGCGCGCGAGGATGCCCAGGTACATATCACCTGGGATCAGGTTTCCCTGCGCGTGTATCGCCAGCGTCTTTATGTGATGCCTAAGCATGCCAAACCAGGGCTCCTGCAATGGTGCACTGCCAACCAGGGGGCTGGCCGTTTACGCGCGGATTTGCCGACACTTGATATCCGCCTGCGCCAGGGAGGTGAGCGCTGCCGGCCAGCGGGGCGATCCCACTCCCAAACACTTAAGAAACTGTTGCAGGAAGCCGGGATAGAACCCTGGTTACGCGAGCAGTTGCCATTGGTGTACAGCGGTGAAGAACTGGTTGCGGTGGGAGATTGTTGGATTTGCGACGGGTTTGAGGCAGAGGAAGGACAGCCGGGTTATCGATTGCAATGGGTAATGCCATCGGCGAGCCGGCAATAA
- the rsxB gene encoding electron transport complex subunit RsxB, giving the protein MIEFITNNPILSALLALGSLSALFGAILGFAAVRYKVEGDPIVDQIDALLPQTQCGQCGHPGCRPYAQAIAGGEAINKCPPGGQATINALADLLDVEAPSLDTEHGEHSDVKKVAFIREDECIGCTKCIQACPMDAILGAAKQMHTIIADECTGCDLCVEPCPVDCIEMIPVVPGLDTWKWELPATNQTPKFQVVADLIATDLGRGEAFADTDKDADKTGKAA; this is encoded by the coding sequence ATGATCGAGTTTATTACCAACAATCCTATCCTCAGCGCCCTGCTCGCCTTGGGCAGCTTGTCAGCGCTGTTCGGCGCCATCCTTGGATTTGCCGCCGTGCGCTACAAAGTGGAAGGCGATCCCATTGTTGACCAGATAGACGCACTCCTGCCGCAAACCCAGTGCGGGCAATGCGGCCATCCGGGATGCCGGCCCTACGCCCAGGCTATCGCCGGTGGCGAGGCTATCAACAAATGCCCTCCCGGTGGCCAGGCAACCATTAATGCACTGGCAGACCTGCTGGATGTGGAGGCTCCTTCCCTGGATACAGAACACGGCGAACACTCCGATGTGAAGAAGGTAGCCTTTATCCGCGAAGACGAATGCATTGGTTGCACCAAGTGCATCCAGGCCTGCCCCATGGATGCCATCCTCGGCGCCGCCAAGCAAATGCATACGATTATTGCCGATGAATGCACCGGCTGTGACCTGTGTGTGGAACCCTGCCCGGTTGACTGTATCGAGATGATTCCGGTGGTCCCTGGCCTGGATACCTGGAAGTGGGAGCTGCCCGCTACCAACCAGACCCCCAAGTTCCAGGTAGTCGCCGACCTGATTGCTACTGACCTGGGGCGGGGCGAGGCTTTTGCTGACACCGATAAAGACGCCGATAAAACAGGTAAAGCCGCGTAA
- a CDS encoding type II toxin-antitoxin system Phd/YefM family antitoxin — MDTVSVNQFRDNLKTYVEQVVSNHTPIKVTRRAGEAFVVISADDWEREQETLHVLQSKSLMTQIADSLATHTQQKGYTPTDEEMNEITRI; from the coding sequence ATGGATACTGTAAGTGTAAATCAATTCCGAGATAACCTAAAAACCTATGTAGAACAAGTAGTTAGCAACCACACCCCTATAAAAGTGACTCGCCGCGCAGGCGAGGCATTTGTGGTGATCAGTGCCGATGACTGGGAACGGGAGCAGGAAACGCTGCATGTTCTACAAAGCAAAAGCCTAATGACGCAAATCGCTGATTCTCTCGCGACGCACACACAACAAAAAGGTTATACCCCAACTGACGAGGAAATGAATGAGATCACTCGTATTTGA
- a CDS encoding DUF4870 domain-containing protein: MENPENTTQNTVSTVSQDTKNLALLLWLGTIFFGFIPSLVLYLVKKDDAYLLDQSREALNWSITVVLGMLAGFLLAIILIGILVIWVVAICNLVFCIMGVIATSSGKPFRVPFALRLIK, from the coding sequence ATGGAAAATCCGGAAAATACAACGCAAAACACCGTGTCTACTGTATCCCAGGACACGAAAAACCTTGCCTTATTGCTGTGGTTGGGGACCATCTTCTTCGGTTTTATTCCCAGCCTGGTACTGTATCTGGTGAAAAAGGACGACGCTTATTTACTGGATCAGAGCCGCGAAGCACTCAATTGGTCTATTACCGTTGTCCTTGGCATGTTAGCTGGCTTTCTCCTGGCGATTATCCTGATCGGCATCCTGGTGATCTGGGTGGTGGCCATCTGTAACCTGGTGTTCTGCATTATGGGGGTTATCGCGACTTCCAGCGGCAAACCCTTTCGAGTACCTTTTGCACTCCGTTTAATTAAGTAA
- a CDS encoding alpha/beta hydrolase family protein: MNSQPDMTRPAIAYGHWPSPVTPELLTAGSIRLSEPQSCAGRIFWLESRPAEKGRTALVCEYRGERQDLLPAPHSVRTRAQEYGGGSYLATRTGIFCVLDVNQRIYFYSFAKGSLTPVSPEGPYRYADFCYDTKRRQLLVVREDYTADEQHPHSAIVALDLGTGQIHVRAEGADFYSNPRLSPDGSKLSYLRWNHPQMPWDGSECFCASLNAAGDIIGEVRVAGGNSESIFQPQWSPAGELYLVSDRSNWWNLYRWHEQRLEPLCAQPAEFATPQWVFGMSSYGFLSERIIFCTYSQGGQWHLGLVDSQSGELTRIQSPFRDISNIHCHNGEALFLAAGAAHPQQLYRCSQASFTSVTPASLPIPSTYLAQPQSVSYPTPDGQEAHGFFYPPTNPSVTPPANSKPPLLVMAHGGPTGACESSFNLKIQFWTSRGFAVLDVNYRGSTGYGRRYRDKLKGQWGVIDLIDVCSGVDYLASQGKVDPNKVAIRGSSAGGFTVLAALTFSDRFKVGASLYGIGDLEALARDTHKFEAHYLDSLVGEYPAQAARYRERSPIHHIDQLQCPVIFFQGLQDKVVPPIQAEAMVAALQAKGIKTRYISFEGEGHGFRQAANIQRALEEELKFYLDVFEG; the protein is encoded by the coding sequence ATGAATAGTCAGCCCGATATGACACGCCCCGCTATTGCCTATGGCCATTGGCCATCGCCGGTTACACCCGAGCTGCTAACGGCGGGCAGTATCCGGCTCAGTGAGCCCCAATCCTGCGCCGGGCGGATTTTCTGGCTGGAGAGCCGACCCGCCGAAAAGGGGCGAACAGCCCTGGTGTGTGAATACCGCGGCGAGCGCCAGGATCTGTTACCCGCCCCCCATTCGGTGCGCACCCGGGCACAGGAATATGGTGGAGGGAGTTACCTGGCGACACGCACAGGTATCTTCTGTGTGCTGGATGTTAACCAGCGTATCTATTTTTATTCCTTTGCCAAAGGCTCACTGACTCCGGTGTCCCCGGAAGGCCCCTATCGCTACGCCGATTTTTGCTACGACACCAAGCGGCGCCAGTTATTGGTTGTGCGCGAGGATTACACGGCCGACGAGCAGCACCCTCACAGTGCCATAGTGGCGCTTGATTTGGGCACAGGCCAGATCCATGTGCGTGCCGAGGGGGCCGATTTCTACTCCAATCCACGCCTCTCGCCCGATGGCAGCAAACTCAGTTACCTGCGCTGGAACCACCCGCAAATGCCCTGGGATGGCAGTGAGTGTTTCTGTGCCAGCCTGAATGCAGCGGGGGATATTATCGGTGAGGTACGCGTCGCTGGCGGCAATAGCGAATCCATTTTCCAACCCCAGTGGTCTCCGGCAGGTGAGCTCTACCTGGTATCCGATCGCAGCAACTGGTGGAACCTCTATCGCTGGCACGAACAACGCCTGGAGCCGCTGTGTGCCCAACCGGCAGAATTCGCCACCCCGCAATGGGTATTCGGTATGAGCAGCTACGGCTTCCTCAGCGAGCGCATTATTTTCTGCACCTACAGCCAGGGTGGACAATGGCACCTGGGCCTGGTGGACAGCCAGAGCGGCGAGCTGACGCGCATCCAGAGCCCCTTTCGCGATATCAGCAATATCCACTGCCACAATGGCGAAGCCCTATTCCTTGCTGCCGGTGCCGCCCATCCACAACAACTGTATCGCTGCAGCCAAGCCAGCTTTACCAGCGTGACGCCGGCCAGCCTGCCCATTCCCTCCACTTACCTGGCACAGCCACAAAGCGTGAGTTACCCCACGCCCGATGGCCAGGAAGCCCACGGTTTTTTCTACCCACCCACCAATCCATCGGTCACACCGCCAGCTAACAGCAAACCGCCCTTGCTGGTGATGGCCCACGGCGGCCCTACCGGCGCCTGTGAAAGCTCGTTCAACCTCAAAATCCAATTCTGGACCAGTCGGGGCTTTGCGGTATTGGATGTGAACTATCGCGGCAGCACCGGTTATGGCCGCCGTTACCGCGACAAGCTCAAGGGACAATGGGGCGTCATTGATTTGATCGATGTCTGTAGCGGCGTGGATTATCTGGCTTCCCAAGGGAAGGTAGATCCCAATAAAGTCGCCATACGCGGCTCCAGTGCTGGCGGTTTTACCGTGCTGGCAGCACTTACCTTTAGTGATCGTTTCAAAGTCGGCGCCAGCCTGTACGGCATAGGCGACCTGGAAGCCTTGGCGCGTGACACCCACAAATTCGAGGCCCATTACCTCGATAGCCTGGTAGGTGAATACCCGGCACAGGCAGCGCGCTATCGCGAGCGATCACCAATCCATCACATCGACCAATTGCAATGCCCGGTTATTTTCTTCCAGGGCCTACAAGACAAAGTCGTCCCCCCTATCCAGGCCGAAGCCATGGTGGCAGCGCTACAAGCCAAAGGCATTAAAACCCGCTACATCAGCTTCGAAGGCGAAGGCCACGGCTTTCGCCAGGCGGCCAATATTCAGCGGGCACTGGAAGAAGAATTGAAATTTTATTTGGATGTATTTGAAGGTTAA
- the metG gene encoding methionine--tRNA ligase produces the protein MTHASNTSPRKILVTSALPYANGSIHLGHLVEYIQTDIWVRFQKMRGVDCTYVCADDAHGTAIMLKAEQLGHSPEQQIANVKAEHEADFAAFNIGFDNYHSTHSDENRELSTLIYERLKANGHIATRGITQAYDPEKQLFLADRYIKGTCPKCKSEDQYGDNCEKCGATYSPMDLINPKSAISGATPVARESEHFFFTLPAFSDFLKAWTRAGHLQDEVANKMAEWLDAGLQEWDISRDAPYFGFEIPGEPGKYFYVWLDAPIGYIASLKNLLDKQGKDWYEYWKPDSTTEVYHFIGKDIVNFHALFWPAMLHSANLRTPSKICVHGFLTVNGTKMSKSRGTFINARTYLNYLNPEYLRYYFAAKLTSNVDDIDLNLEDFIQRVNSDLVGKVVNIASRTAKFITNAGGVLASNLADPALWQQFVDAGETIASHYESRDYSKAMREIMALADAANEYIATQEPWKLAKQAGAEAQTQVVCTLGINMFRAILTYLKPVVPALTAAAEEFLGETLSWTQPVSFRTGEKINEFKPLLTRIEKDKVDAMIDAGKEALAAVAPAPTAKVESNIEPIAAEIGFDDFAKVDLRVALIANAEHVEGSDKLLRLTLDLGGETRNVFSGIKSAYKPEDLIGKLTVMVANLKPRKMKFGMSEGMVLAAGPGGGEIYLLEPHAGARPGQRVM, from the coding sequence ATGACCCACGCTAGTAATACGTCCCCGCGCAAAATTCTGGTAACCAGCGCCCTGCCCTACGCCAATGGTTCTATCCATCTCGGCCATTTGGTGGAATATATCCAAACGGATATCTGGGTACGTTTCCAGAAAATGCGTGGCGTGGACTGTACCTATGTCTGTGCCGACGATGCCCATGGCACGGCGATCATGCTCAAAGCGGAACAGCTGGGCCACTCACCCGAGCAGCAAATCGCTAACGTGAAAGCCGAACACGAGGCCGACTTTGCGGCGTTTAATATTGGCTTTGATAACTACCACTCCACCCATTCGGATGAAAACCGCGAGCTGTCCACGCTGATTTATGAGCGTTTAAAAGCCAATGGCCATATTGCCACCCGCGGTATTACCCAGGCCTATGACCCGGAGAAGCAGCTGTTCCTGGCGGATCGCTATATCAAGGGCACCTGTCCGAAATGTAAAAGCGAAGACCAGTACGGCGATAACTGCGAAAAGTGCGGCGCGACCTATTCACCCATGGATTTGATCAACCCCAAGTCCGCGATTTCCGGCGCGACCCCGGTTGCCAGGGAGTCAGAACACTTCTTCTTCACCCTGCCCGCGTTCAGCGACTTTTTAAAAGCCTGGACGCGCGCCGGCCACCTGCAAGACGAAGTGGCCAACAAGATGGCCGAGTGGCTGGATGCCGGGCTGCAGGAGTGGGACATCTCCCGCGATGCGCCCTATTTCGGTTTTGAGATTCCCGGCGAACCCGGCAAGTATTTCTACGTGTGGCTGGATGCCCCTATCGGCTATATCGCCAGCTTGAAGAACCTGCTGGATAAGCAGGGCAAGGATTGGTACGAGTATTGGAAGCCGGACTCTACCACCGAGGTGTATCACTTTATCGGTAAAGACATAGTCAACTTCCACGCGCTCTTCTGGCCCGCCATGTTGCATTCGGCCAATTTGCGCACCCCCAGCAAGATTTGCGTGCACGGTTTCCTGACCGTGAACGGCACCAAGATGAGTAAATCGCGCGGGACCTTTATCAATGCGCGCACCTACTTGAATTACCTGAACCCCGAGTACCTGCGCTACTACTTTGCCGCCAAGCTCACCAGCAATGTGGACGACATTGACCTGAACCTGGAGGACTTTATCCAGCGGGTTAACTCGGATCTGGTCGGCAAGGTGGTGAACATCGCCAGCCGCACGGCCAAGTTCATTACCAACGCCGGCGGTGTGCTGGCGAGTAACCTGGCCGATCCAGCCCTGTGGCAGCAGTTTGTCGATGCCGGTGAAACCATCGCCAGCCACTACGAAAGCCGCGACTACAGCAAAGCCATGCGCGAAATCATGGCCCTGGCCGATGCGGCCAACGAATACATCGCCACCCAGGAACCCTGGAAACTGGCCAAGCAGGCGGGAGCAGAGGCACAAACCCAGGTGGTCTGTACCCTGGGTATTAATATGTTCCGCGCCATCCTCACCTACCTGAAACCGGTAGTGCCCGCGCTGACCGCAGCAGCGGAAGAATTCCTCGGGGAAACCCTGAGCTGGACCCAGCCGGTGAGTTTCCGCACCGGCGAGAAAATCAACGAGTTCAAGCCCCTGCTCACCCGTATTGAAAAAGACAAGGTAGATGCCATGATCGACGCCGGTAAAGAGGCTCTGGCAGCAGTTGCACCGGCCCCCACGGCCAAGGTGGAATCCAACATTGAACCCATCGCTGCCGAAATCGGGTTTGATGATTTTGCCAAGGTGGATTTGCGCGTTGCCCTGATCGCCAATGCCGAACACGTAGAGGGTTCCGACAAACTGCTGCGCTTGACCCTGGACCTGGGCGGCGAGACGCGCAATGTCTTCTCCGGTATCAAGAGCGCCTATAAACCCGAGGACTTGATAGGCAAGCTCACGGTGATGGTAGCCAACCTCAAGCCGCGCAAAATGAAGTTTGGTATGAGCGAAGGCATGGTGCTGGCGGCAGGCCCCGGCGGCGGGGAAATTTACCTGCTGGAGCCGCACGCTGGCGCCCGGCCTGGCCAGCGCGTGATGTGA